In Glycine max cultivar Williams 82 chromosome 7, Glycine_max_v4.0, whole genome shotgun sequence, a single window of DNA contains:
- the LOC106794119 gene encoding putative protein TPRXL — protein MTPRRFEMTMTIRTARTTTSFHSRRSSLPPTPTMATTSLCHASAPTRASLHSTFAPICLSSSSLSLTSTASSGASATSTMARHATTSSPSAGASLSIIRSSSPATLSFSSRTPTMEWSRPTQLGEIPSPRAGHAGVTVGENWFIVSGGDNKSGVSETIVLNMSTLTWSVVTSVQGRVPVASEELLTRHKSIVAEFLSKNYEWDMNQQKIGTIEMVEGLYRLKMISFKSKYKSDFVNSSIFNVSAFSCNKIPIDLWHYRLGHPSLERLLLLK, from the exons ATGACACCAAGGAGGTTTGAAATGACGATGACGATAAGGACCGCGAGAACAACAACGTCATTTCATTCGCGAAGATCCTCACTCCCTCCGACGCCAACAATGGCGACGACTTCTCTGTGCCACGCTTCTGCGCCGACTCGTGCTTCCCTCCACTCGACTTTCGCACCGATCTGCCTGTCTAGCTCCTCTCTGTCGCTGACATCCACGGCGTCGAGTGGCGCTTCCGCCACATCTACCATGGCACGCCACGCCACCACTTCTTCACCATCGGCTGGAGCAAGTTTGTCAATCATAAGAAGCTCGTCGCCGGCGACACTGTCATTTTCGTCAAGGACTCCCACG ATGGAATGGTCTCGCCCAACGCAGCTAGGAGAAATACCATCACCACGTGCTGGACATGCTGGTGTGACAGTAGGGGAAAACTGGTTCATTGTTAGTGGTGGTGACAATAAGAGTG GGGTCTCTGAAACGATTGTACTGAATATGTCTACACTGACTTGGTCAGTGGTAACTTCTGTTCAAGGACGAGTTCCTGTTGCCAGTGAG GAGCTCTTGACAAGACATAAATCTATTGTAGCTGAATTCCTTTCCAAGAATTATGAATGG GATATGAACCAACAAAAGATTGGTACAATTGAGATGGTGGAAGGACTTTATAGACTCAAGATGATTTCATTCAAGTCTAAGTACAAGTCTGATTTTGTTAATTCTAGCATTTTCAATGTTTCTGCCTTTTCATGTAATAAAATACCTATAGATCTATGGCACTATAGACTTGGTCATCCATCTTTAGAAAGATTgttgttattaaaataa
- the LOC106794119 gene encoding putative protein TPRXL isoform X1 — MTPRRFEMTMTIRTARTTTSFHSRRSSLPPTPTMATTSLCHASAPTRASLHSTFAPICLSSSSLSLTSTASSGASATSTMARHATTSSPSAGASLSIIRSSSPATLSFSSRTPTMEWSRPTQLGEIPSPRAGHAGVTVGENWFIVSGGDNKSGVSETIVLNMSTLTWSVVTSVQGRVPVASEGLSLVVSSYDGEDILVSFGGYNGRYNNENIISKFCLASAFFCFCFIFRLRLIWFAAFRSMFLNQATNQPCNPK; from the exons ATGACACCAAGGAGGTTTGAAATGACGATGACGATAAGGACCGCGAGAACAACAACGTCATTTCATTCGCGAAGATCCTCACTCCCTCCGACGCCAACAATGGCGACGACTTCTCTGTGCCACGCTTCTGCGCCGACTCGTGCTTCCCTCCACTCGACTTTCGCACCGATCTGCCTGTCTAGCTCCTCTCTGTCGCTGACATCCACGGCGTCGAGTGGCGCTTCCGCCACATCTACCATGGCACGCCACGCCACCACTTCTTCACCATCGGCTGGAGCAAGTTTGTCAATCATAAGAAGCTCGTCGCCGGCGACACTGTCATTTTCGTCAAGGACTCCCACG ATGGAATGGTCTCGCCCAACGCAGCTAGGAGAAATACCATCACCACGTGCTGGACATGCTGGTGTGACAGTAGGGGAAAACTGGTTCATTGTTAGTGGTGGTGACAATAAGAGTG GGGTCTCTGAAACGATTGTACTGAATATGTCTACACTGACTTGGTCAGTGGTAACTTCTGTTCAAGGACGAGTTCCTGTTGCCAGTGAG GGATTGAGCTTGGTTGTAAGCTCTTATGATGGTGAAGATATACTTGTATCTTTTGGAGGGTACAATGGACGTTACaacaatgaaaatattatttcaaaattttgccTTGCTTCTGctttcttttgcttttgttttatctttcGCCTTCGTTTGATTTGGTTTGCTGCCTTTAGGTCTATGTTCTTAAACCAAGCCACAAATCAACCTTGCAAtccaaaataa